One Fundidesulfovibrio terrae genomic window carries:
- a CDS encoding flagellar hook protein FlgE, which produces MGLSTSMWSGVTGLLAHGDKMGIIGNNLANVNTIGYKSARMDFEDLLYTNIGTGSGTSQLGQGVRTEAILSDFTQGGFQTSNETTDMAISGSGFFTVHDRGNQATYYTRAGNFRFDNNGYLVDPNNYAVQGWQVDSASLRAERANGQTITRVPTKGAVTDVRLDTLALAAQPTNTVTLISNLDPSTASKSTSSTNPFFSLFQNYNYNPARPSDNPLPDTSFGFQNTLKVYDQRGGSHDLTVYYDKVSDVGGKEYWEYMVTCNPQEDGRQFTIGGVQQNMASNSKAGVLMLGTMVFNDSGVLQNQTSYTLNSNTLANPVSNLSDWTLAKISGSGYPVFTGNFRSVSGASTTTASNAVSMSLSFGLRSANTTWNTTATDASMIGLSHLSNASVLQGFDPSTDVLNNLHTTNFAAASSPLFISQDGYPPGTLQGVSVSSDGVLTGRYSNGQTQELYVISLADFASPWGLKRDGGNLFSQTRESGDAVVGRANTGRLGSIASNSLETSNVDMAREMVEMIQTQRGFQANSKIITTADTMLSEVIQLKR; this is translated from the coding sequence ATGGGTCTCTCGACATCAATGTGGTCAGGCGTCACCGGCCTGCTGGCCCATGGCGACAAGATGGGCATCATCGGCAACAACCTGGCGAACGTGAACACCATCGGCTACAAATCGGCCCGCATGGACTTTGAGGATCTGCTCTACACCAACATCGGCACGGGCTCCGGAACCTCGCAGCTCGGCCAGGGCGTGCGCACGGAGGCCATCCTCTCCGACTTCACCCAGGGCGGTTTCCAGACTTCCAACGAGACCACCGACATGGCCATCTCCGGCTCGGGCTTCTTCACCGTGCACGACCGGGGCAACCAGGCCACCTACTACACCCGGGCGGGCAACTTCCGCTTCGACAACAACGGCTATCTGGTGGACCCGAACAACTATGCCGTGCAGGGCTGGCAGGTGGACTCGGCGTCGCTGCGCGCCGAGAGGGCCAACGGCCAGACCATCACCCGGGTGCCCACCAAGGGCGCGGTCACCGACGTGCGCCTGGACACCCTGGCCCTGGCCGCCCAGCCCACCAACACCGTGACCCTTATTTCCAACCTGGACCCTTCCACGGCCAGCAAGTCCACCAGCTCAACCAACCCGTTCTTCTCGCTGTTCCAGAACTACAACTACAACCCGGCCCGCCCCTCGGACAACCCCCTGCCGGACACCTCCTTCGGGTTCCAGAACACCCTCAAGGTGTACGACCAGCGCGGCGGATCGCACGACCTGACCGTCTACTACGACAAGGTCTCGGACGTGGGCGGCAAGGAATACTGGGAATACATGGTCACCTGCAACCCGCAGGAAGACGGACGCCAGTTCACTATAGGCGGCGTGCAGCAGAACATGGCCTCCAACTCCAAGGCCGGCGTGCTGATGCTCGGCACCATGGTCTTCAACGACTCGGGCGTGCTGCAGAACCAGACCTCCTACACGCTCAACTCCAATACCCTGGCCAACCCGGTCAGCAACCTCTCCGACTGGACCCTGGCCAAGATATCCGGCTCCGGCTACCCCGTGTTCACCGGCAACTTCCGCAGCGTCTCCGGGGCCAGCACCACCACGGCCTCCAACGCGGTGTCCATGTCGCTCAGCTTCGGGCTGCGCAGCGCCAACACCACCTGGAATACCACCGCTACGGACGCCTCCATGATCGGGCTGTCGCACCTGTCCAACGCCTCGGTCCTGCAAGGCTTCGATCCTTCGACCGATGTGCTGAACAATCTGCACACTACCAACTTCGCGGCAGCAAGCTCGCCGCTGTTCATCTCCCAGGACGGGTATCCCCCGGGAACGCTGCAGGGCGTGTCGGTGTCCAGCGACGGCGTGCTGACCGGCCGCTATTCCAACGGCCAGACGCAGGAGCTCTACGTGATCTCCCTGGCGGACTTCGCCAGCCCCTGGGGACTCAAGCGGGACGGCGGCAACCTCTTCTCGCAGACACGCGAGTCGGGCGACGCGGTGGTGGGCCGTGCCAACACGGGCAGGCTCGGGTCCATCGCCAGCAACTCGCTGGAGACCTCCAACGTGGACATGGCCCGGGAAATGGTGGAGATGATCCAGACCCAGCGCGGCTTCCAGGCCAACTCCAAGATCATCACCACCGCGGACACCATGCTGTCGGAAGTCATCCAGCTCAAGCGCTAG
- a CDS encoding flagellar hook-length control protein FliK, whose protein sequence is MQIVPSQISPLNFLSLDMFQVPSLAGRGASYFADLLKPGGDTASASAMPQAALDTLANTAAPQIAQTSQVVSAKAAQLAEPEMPGEHLNESMSSVKLTQDDFDKLKDKLESAGVPKEKVEELGKKLQSPDGLTWGQLMQTVHKEVLAQATKPVNLTDEDKSAISSLLTKLGFDAKQSGEMIDAMASGKSGKVLNAIYAKIGTLDPDQTISLGKDEMAALGKALKLPDSTQQRLMAQFGNQDSLDITGDAAKQLFAQIKGEYAGVLSQAKDALKAAHDAIAPVMEQARERVGIAQQGLEAKTQADQFKTDHMVKDAQDGNAKPSQSQSQSQAKNQPGTGGQSDSGQVQKDPRQGTLGNQDSGGASSQKNSQGNAWSEFVAKVRTDTDSQLTSDGRLMAGAGLAGQASSAAAATLAKGADTQVLKAQSTQFLDQVQTGLLKNMGQGVKQLSLELTPDNLGKLNVVLSVKGKDVQAVIKAESPEAEKMLSENLQQIKQSLENQGLTVSKLEVRTGLSQDSGLGQQWGGAEKHNLSQERREALERMRTSSILSGDGGGLARQMQSSGAEVKISQGGLNIIA, encoded by the coding sequence ATGCAAATCGTTCCCAGCCAGATTTCTCCCTTAAATTTTCTCTCCCTGGACATGTTCCAGGTTCCGTCCCTTGCTGGCAGAGGGGCCTCCTATTTCGCCGACCTTCTCAAGCCCGGCGGCGACACGGCGAGCGCGTCTGCGATGCCCCAGGCCGCCTTGGATACGCTGGCCAACACGGCGGCTCCCCAGATTGCCCAGACCTCCCAGGTGGTGTCCGCCAAGGCGGCGCAGCTCGCCGAGCCGGAAATGCCCGGCGAACACCTGAACGAATCCATGAGCAGCGTGAAGCTGACCCAGGACGATTTCGACAAGCTCAAGGACAAGCTGGAGTCGGCCGGGGTTCCCAAGGAGAAGGTCGAGGAGCTCGGCAAGAAGCTGCAGAGCCCGGACGGCCTCACCTGGGGCCAGCTCATGCAGACGGTGCACAAGGAAGTGCTCGCGCAGGCCACCAAGCCCGTGAACCTCACCGACGAGGACAAGTCGGCCATCTCGTCGCTCCTGACCAAGCTGGGCTTCGACGCCAAGCAGTCCGGCGAGATGATCGACGCCATGGCCAGCGGCAAGTCCGGCAAGGTGCTGAACGCCATTTACGCCAAGATCGGCACCTTGGACCCCGACCAGACAATCAGCCTGGGCAAGGACGAGATGGCCGCCCTAGGCAAGGCCTTGAAGCTCCCGGACAGCACCCAGCAACGCCTGATGGCCCAGTTCGGCAACCAGGACAGCCTGGATATCACCGGGGACGCGGCCAAGCAGCTTTTCGCCCAGATCAAGGGTGAGTACGCCGGGGTGCTGTCCCAGGCCAAGGACGCCCTGAAGGCGGCCCACGACGCCATTGCCCCGGTCATGGAGCAGGCTCGCGAGCGCGTGGGCATCGCCCAGCAGGGCCTGGAAGCCAAGACCCAGGCCGACCAGTTCAAGACCGACCACATGGTCAAGGACGCCCAGGACGGGAACGCCAAACCTTCCCAGTCCCAGTCCCAGTCCCAAGCCAAGAACCAGCCTGGAACGGGCGGCCAGTCCGATTCGGGGCAGGTCCAGAAGGATCCCCGCCAGGGAACCTTGGGCAACCAGGATTCGGGCGGCGCTTCCAGCCAGAAGAACTCCCAGGGGAACGCCTGGAGCGAATTCGTCGCCAAGGTCCGCACGGACACCGACTCCCAGCTCACCTCCGACGGCCGCCTCATGGCGGGCGCGGGCCTGGCCGGGCAGGCTTCCTCGGCGGCGGCCGCGACCCTGGCCAAGGGCGCGGACACCCAGGTGCTCAAGGCCCAGTCCACCCAGTTCCTCGACCAGGTGCAGACGGGCCTGCTCAAGAACATGGGGCAGGGCGTCAAGCAGCTCTCCCTGGAGCTGACCCCGGACAACCTGGGCAAGCTGAACGTGGTGCTCTCGGTGAAAGGCAAGGACGTCCAGGCGGTCATCAAGGCCGAATCGCCCGAAGCCGAAAAGATGCTCTCCGAGAACCTCCAGCAGATCAAGCAGAGCCTGGAGAACCAGGGCCTGACCGTCTCCAAGCTGGAAGTGCGCACGGGCCTGTCGCAGGATTCCGGCCTCGGGCAGCAATGGGGCGGAGCGGAGAAGCACAACCTCTCCCAGGAGCGGCGCGAGGCCCTGGAGCGCATGCGCACTTCGTCCATCCTTTCGGGGGACGGCGGCGGCTTGGCCCGGCAGATGCAGAGTAGTGGGGCAGAGGTAAAAATTTCCCAGGGCGGCCTGAACATCATCGCCTAG
- a CDS encoding glycosyltransferase family 9 protein, whose protein sequence is MVKPVLILQMQRMGDIILSFPLFLWMRRNAPDRPIWVVAEPGFYTDLLGVSPPAVYLPWTATHELFARDYQLIVNLSHRPEAAKLAGELQAGLKFGPVQGETGLRVHGRWQLYRTSLTGNNRHNRYHWAELNALDCVDRGCFPATHFDPPRKPAGRGDPVGLFVGASQEEKRPDAAFWASLARELERRGLKVVLLGGPGDVALCEEVKRLHGGRLVDTCGKLGLKEFMAVGQTLSLMITPDTGPMHLAAWSGLATLNLSMGPVNPWETAPYPPGHYVLRAAMSCVDCWRCRFDRPLCHDRFDPVQVAYLAWRLTGGASSRLSSPPRTRLYRTGRTLEGFYDLVPVGQRGRRASDMVGEFWRGMFGAAFGLWDDDKPARIWKELAEFQPALARAFNAAALGLAGRIKKALLSGSARGEEFWASSPPMLRPLAGYMHMLLENSDFSRESLGACLALMERLRSVTA, encoded by the coding sequence ATGGTTAAACCCGTTCTTATCCTACAGATGCAGCGCATGGGGGACATCATCCTGTCCTTCCCCCTGTTTCTCTGGATGCGCCGCAACGCCCCGGACCGGCCCATATGGGTCGTGGCCGAGCCCGGCTTCTACACCGACCTCCTGGGCGTCTCCCCTCCGGCCGTGTACCTGCCCTGGACGGCCACCCATGAGCTTTTCGCCCGGGACTATCAGCTCATCGTCAACCTGAGCCACCGCCCCGAGGCGGCGAAGCTTGCCGGGGAACTCCAGGCAGGGCTCAAGTTCGGCCCGGTGCAGGGCGAGACGGGGCTTCGGGTCCACGGCCGCTGGCAGCTCTACCGGACTTCCCTCACAGGCAACAATCGCCACAACCGCTACCACTGGGCCGAGCTCAACGCCCTGGACTGCGTGGACAGGGGATGTTTCCCGGCCACGCACTTCGATCCGCCCCGCAAGCCAGCCGGGCGCGGCGATCCCGTGGGCCTGTTCGTGGGGGCCAGCCAGGAGGAGAAACGCCCGGACGCGGCCTTCTGGGCCTCCCTGGCCCGGGAGCTCGAACGCCGGGGACTCAAGGTGGTGCTGCTGGGCGGCCCGGGGGACGTGGCCCTGTGCGAGGAGGTCAAGCGGCTGCACGGCGGCCGCCTGGTGGACACCTGCGGCAAGCTTGGGCTCAAGGAGTTCATGGCCGTGGGCCAGACGCTCTCGCTCATGATCACCCCGGACACCGGGCCCATGCACCTGGCGGCCTGGTCGGGACTTGCCACCCTCAACCTCTCCATGGGGCCGGTGAACCCCTGGGAGACCGCCCCCTATCCGCCGGGGCATTACGTGCTGCGCGCGGCCATGTCCTGCGTGGACTGCTGGCGGTGCCGCTTCGACCGGCCCCTGTGCCACGACCGCTTCGATCCGGTCCAGGTGGCCTACCTGGCCTGGCGGCTCACCGGCGGCGCTTCGAGCCGCCTGTCCTCGCCGCCCCGGACGCGCCTGTACCGCACCGGGCGCACCCTGGAGGGGTTCTACGACCTGGTCCCCGTGGGCCAGCGGGGCCGCAGGGCCTCGGACATGGTGGGCGAGTTCTGGCGCGGCATGTTCGGGGCCGCGTTCGGCCTCTGGGACGACGACAAGCCCGCGCGGATCTGGAAGGAACTGGCCGAATTCCAGCCAGCCCTGGCCCGGGCCTTCAACGCCGCGGCCCTGGGACTGGCCGGGCGGATCAAGAAGGCCCTGCTTTCGGGATCGGCCCGGGGAGAGGAGTTCTGGGCGTCCTCCCCGCCCATGCTGCGTCCCCTGGCGGGCTACATGCACATGCTCCTGGAGAATTCCGATTTTTCCCGCGAATCCCTGGGCGCGTGCCTGGCCCTGATGGAACGGCTCAGGTCCGTGACGGCCTGA
- a CDS encoding glycosyltransferase family 2 protein, translated as MSWLLETLPPPLRTALVHGSEGAGHLASCARLAAEAGLTSLAADLLLAAWAESPLDAVLAGQVAALAPAPPAARDLAAHVAGNSSAPPDLSYYRRLAERRDTAKIKNFLSLQSSKEPGNLFWARLGLTHALDAEDWDWVAQVTAGLPEPLAKLIGGDAAMMRGDALAGLENYADCACLMQGPGRSGPGGVSGEPGGGGDGAEGFAGLPGLEIRLGLANLGLGDEEGALNRLAAGLARQPWRVQTLLVLHDLARGRRVLSGRLPGRVEILLYTCNKAHDIERTLQSLFESDLGGAGLTVLDNGSTDATGEVLAAWTGRFGPDRLRTVSLPVNVGAPAARNWLMSLKHVRSSDWAAFLDDDVNLPGDWLGRLGAATALYPEAGVWGARVVDFARPAHVQSADVFLDPSPGEAGEGMRRFELSSVHHQTLDRGQFAYLRPCATVTGCCHLFRTSGLLSQGGFDLRYSPSQYDDLDHDIRLLLAGQTPVYQGHLAVRHFKSTGSQGAAGQSQYSVGWANQYKLHQKFDPASFAQAAQEADAAAWDDALAKWRASAAD; from the coding sequence ATGTCCTGGCTGCTCGAAACTCTCCCACCTCCCCTGCGCACAGCCCTGGTCCACGGTTCCGAGGGCGCAGGACATCTTGCGTCCTGCGCGCGGCTGGCCGCCGAGGCCGGGCTCACCTCCCTGGCCGCCGACCTCCTCCTGGCCGCTTGGGCCGAATCCCCGCTGGACGCGGTCCTGGCCGGGCAGGTCGCGGCGCTGGCCCCGGCTCCTCCTGCCGCCCGGGATCTGGCCGCCCACGTTGCGGGCAATTCGTCCGCTCCCCCGGACCTCTCGTACTACCGCCGCCTGGCCGAGCGCCGGGACACGGCCAAGATCAAGAATTTCCTCTCCCTGCAAAGTTCCAAGGAACCCGGCAACCTCTTCTGGGCGCGCCTTGGCCTGACCCACGCCCTGGACGCCGAGGACTGGGACTGGGTCGCCCAGGTCACGGCCGGGCTGCCCGAGCCGCTGGCCAAGCTCATCGGCGGCGACGCGGCCATGATGCGCGGCGACGCCTTGGCCGGGCTTGAGAACTACGCGGACTGCGCCTGCCTGATGCAAGGACCGGGACGTTCCGGCCCGGGGGGAGTGTCCGGCGAGCCGGGTGGGGGGGGAGATGGAGCGGAGGGTTTCGCCGGTCTTCCGGGCCTGGAAATCCGGCTGGGGCTGGCCAACCTGGGCCTGGGGGACGAGGAGGGGGCTCTGAACCGGCTCGCGGCGGGGCTTGCCCGCCAGCCCTGGCGGGTGCAGACCCTGCTGGTCCTCCATGACCTGGCCCGGGGGCGGCGCGTGCTTTCCGGCAGGCTTCCCGGCCGTGTGGAGATTCTGCTCTACACCTGCAACAAGGCCCATGATATCGAGCGCACCCTGCAAAGCCTGTTCGAATCCGATCTCGGCGGGGCAGGGCTCACGGTGCTGGACAACGGCAGCACGGACGCTACCGGCGAGGTGCTGGCCGCCTGGACCGGACGCTTCGGGCCGGACCGCCTGCGCACGGTGTCCCTGCCGGTGAACGTGGGGGCTCCGGCCGCGCGCAACTGGCTCATGAGCCTCAAGCACGTGCGCTCAAGCGACTGGGCGGCGTTCCTGGACGACGACGTGAATCTGCCCGGAGACTGGCTGGGTCGCCTGGGCGCGGCGACGGCCCTCTATCCCGAGGCGGGCGTGTGGGGAGCGCGGGTGGTTGATTTCGCGCGCCCGGCCCATGTGCAGTCCGCCGATGTATTTCTTGATCCCTCACCCGGAGAGGCGGGGGAGGGGATGCGCCGCTTCGAGCTGTCCTCCGTCCACCACCAGACCCTGGACCGGGGGCAGTTCGCCTATCTGCGCCCCTGCGCCACGGTGACGGGTTGCTGCCACCTCTTCCGGACCTCCGGACTGCTGAGCCAGGGCGGGTTCGACCTGCGCTATTCGCCGTCGCAGTACGACGACCTGGACCACGACATCCGCCTGCTGCTGGCGGGACAGACTCCGGTGTACCAGGGGCACCTGGCGGTAAGGCATTTCAAGTCCACGGGGAGTCAGGGCGCTGCGGGACAGTCCCAGTATTCCGTAGGATGGGCCAACCAGTACAAATTGCACCAGAAATTCGATCCGGCGAGCTTCGCCCAGGCTGCCCAGGAGGCGGACGCGGCCGCCTGGGACGACGCCCTGGCCAAATGGCGGGCCAGCGCGGCGGACTGA
- a CDS encoding flagellar hook assembly protein FlgD → MSSVYTDPATGATTQLGAMSQLTPSSGKSSLGSSDFLTLLFAQLQNQDPLNPQDDKDFTAQLAQFSSLEQLTNLNSGMGKLITATNQQQMFSAVGFMGKQVTASGSTLAKSGGSVSALYYTLPAAASSVTVNIMDANGNIIRSVSQGAQAAGSQSFQWDGKDSNGNLVPDGTYSTGVTTLGSDGKPLMVTTSVTGLVTGVSSDSTTGSYMLTTQDGRKINLMDVQGVVTPTTSS, encoded by the coding sequence ATGAGCAGCGTATATACCGATCCAGCCACCGGAGCCACGACCCAGCTTGGAGCCATGAGCCAGCTGACCCCGTCTTCCGGAAAGTCATCGCTCGGAAGCAGCGACTTCCTCACCCTGCTGTTTGCCCAGCTGCAGAACCAGGACCCCCTGAATCCCCAGGACGACAAGGATTTCACCGCCCAGCTGGCCCAGTTCTCGAGCCTTGAACAGCTCACGAACCTGAACTCCGGCATGGGCAAGCTCATCACCGCCACCAACCAGCAGCAGATGTTCTCGGCGGTGGGGTTCATGGGCAAGCAGGTGACGGCCTCCGGCAGCACCCTCGCCAAGTCCGGCGGCAGCGTGAGCGCGCTCTACTACACGCTTCCGGCGGCAGCTTCCTCGGTCACCGTGAACATCATGGACGCCAACGGCAACATCATCCGTTCCGTGTCCCAGGGCGCGCAGGCGGCGGGAAGCCAGAGCTTCCAGTGGGACGGCAAGGACTCCAACGGCAACCTCGTGCCCGACGGCACGTACTCCACGGGCGTGACCACGCTTGGGTCCGACGGCAAGCCGCTGATGGTGACCACTTCGGTGACGGGCCTGGTCACGGGCGTCTCATCGGACAGCACGACGGGCTCCTACATGCTGACCACCCAGGACGGCAGAAAGATAAATCTCATGGACGTTCAGGGCGTCGTGACGCCCACCACGTCCTCCTAA
- a CDS encoding flagellin has protein sequence MALVINHNLMAMNASRNLSNSYDKLGVSTRRLSSGLRVGTAADDAAGLAIRELMRADISSINQGVRNANDAISMIQTADGALQVTDEKLIRLKELATQAATGTYTSDQRLIIDSEYQAMASEITRIASATNFNGIYLLNGNLSSTTHDGTGLNPVGKIKIHFGTGNHSAEDYYFINIGCATASALGIGMGADPTRPDGRSISTQDMAQKALDVINRAIVSKDKIRAQLGSTQNRLQNTVQNLQIQAENLQSAESRISDADVATEMTEFVREQILTQSAVAMLSQANSLPKMAMQLIQG, from the coding sequence ATGGCTCTGGTAATCAACCACAACTTGATGGCGATGAACGCATCGCGGAACCTGTCGAACTCATACGACAAGCTCGGCGTCTCCACCCGGCGCCTGTCTTCGGGCCTTCGCGTGGGCACCGCGGCCGACGACGCTGCCGGCCTGGCCATTCGCGAACTCATGCGCGCGGACATCAGCTCCATCAACCAAGGCGTGCGCAACGCTAACGACGCCATCTCCATGATCCAGACCGCCGACGGCGCGCTGCAGGTCACGGACGAGAAGCTCATCCGACTGAAGGAGCTGGCCACCCAGGCGGCCACCGGCACCTATACGTCCGATCAGCGCCTGATCATCGACTCGGAATATCAGGCAATGGCCTCGGAAATCACGCGTATCGCCTCGGCCACCAACTTCAACGGCATCTATCTGCTCAACGGCAACCTCTCCAGCACCACGCACGATGGCACTGGACTCAACCCCGTGGGCAAGATCAAGATCCACTTCGGCACCGGCAACCACAGCGCCGAAGACTACTATTTCATCAACATCGGCTGCGCCACGGCTTCCGCGCTGGGCATCGGCATGGGCGCCGACCCCACCCGCCCCGACGGACGGTCCATCTCCACCCAGGACATGGCCCAGAAGGCGCTGGACGTCATCAACCGCGCCATCGTGTCCAAGGACAAGATCCGCGCCCAGCTCGGTTCCACCCAGAACCGTCTGCAAAACACCGTCCAGAACCTGCAGATCCAGGCGGAAAACCTGCAGTCCGCCGAATCGCGCATCTCGGACGCCGACGTGGCCACCGAAATGACCGAATTCGTTCGGGAGCAGATCCTGACGCAGTCCGCCGTGGCCATGCTCTCGCAGGCCAACAGCCTGCCCAAGATGGCCATGCAGCTCATCCAGGGCTAG
- the ribB gene encoding 3,4-dihydroxy-2-butanone-4-phosphate synthase: MNQHATNVPAHSSNEVEEALRALRGGQGVLVVDDESRENEGDLVFAAQTLTEKQMAMLIRECSGIVCLCLTEEKADALALPPMVEENTSRHGTAFTVTIEAARGVTTGVSAADRVATVRAAAAPGARPQDLSRPGHVFPLRARPGGVLERPGHTEAVVDLARLAGFDPCGVLCELTNPDGTMARMPEIRAFARQHGLPVLTIEALVAHRRALEAQASGPCAFPAATDQSAA; the protein is encoded by the coding sequence ATGAATCAGCACGCGACCAACGTGCCTGCGCATTCATCGAACGAAGTAGAGGAGGCCCTGCGCGCCCTGCGCGGCGGCCAAGGCGTCCTCGTGGTGGACGACGAAAGCCGCGAGAACGAGGGCGACCTCGTCTTCGCGGCCCAGACCCTCACCGAAAAACAGATGGCCATGCTCATACGGGAGTGCAGCGGCATCGTCTGCCTGTGCCTGACCGAAGAAAAGGCGGACGCCCTGGCCCTGCCCCCGATGGTGGAGGAGAACACGAGCCGCCACGGCACGGCCTTCACCGTGACCATCGAGGCCGCGCGCGGCGTGACCACCGGGGTCAGCGCCGCGGACAGGGTGGCCACGGTCCGCGCGGCCGCCGCCCCCGGCGCCCGGCCCCAGGACCTGAGCCGCCCAGGGCATGTGTTCCCCCTGAGGGCCCGGCCCGGAGGCGTCCTGGAGCGCCCGGGGCACACCGAGGCGGTGGTCGATCTCGCGCGGCTGGCCGGGTTCGATCCTTGCGGGGTGCTGTGCGAGCTGACCAATCCCGACGGCACCATGGCCCGCATGCCCGAGATCCGGGCCTTCGCCCGGCAGCACGGCCTTCCCGTGCTGACCATCGAGGCCCTGGTCGCCCACCGCCGGGCCCTGGAGGCGCAGGCGTCCGGGCCCTGCGCCTTCCCCGCCGCAACGGACCAAAGCGCGGCATAA
- the rnc gene encoding ribonuclease III: MTEDALENLQESISYRFGQVKLLATALTHSSFANEQGCDHNERLEFLGDAVLELAVSEELFKRFPDAPEGTLTKLRAKLVSMPSLAETARVLNLMSYISLGRGEESQGGRDRDSLLSDAFEALLGAVFLDGGYLEARRVVVELFAPRWPRDIDPPKARDFKSRLQELTQRDHKSRPIYRLMGSSGPEHEKLFEVELTLPDGRTLTALGSSVKKAEQTAARIALDMLESEERARSEGKGV; encoded by the coding sequence ATGACGGAAGATGCGCTGGAAAACCTACAGGAATCCATTTCCTATCGCTTCGGCCAAGTCAAGCTGTTGGCCACGGCCCTGACCCATAGCTCGTTCGCCAACGAGCAGGGCTGCGACCACAACGAGAGGTTGGAGTTCCTTGGAGATGCGGTGCTTGAACTGGCAGTTTCCGAAGAACTTTTCAAGCGTTTTCCGGATGCCCCCGAGGGAACGCTGACGAAACTGAGGGCCAAACTGGTGAGCATGCCGAGCCTGGCGGAGACGGCCAGGGTGCTCAACCTCATGTCCTACATCTCCCTGGGCCGGGGAGAGGAAAGCCAGGGCGGGCGCGACAGGGACTCTCTTCTGTCGGACGCCTTCGAGGCCCTTCTGGGCGCGGTATTCCTGGATGGAGGCTACCTGGAGGCCAGGCGGGTGGTGGTGGAGCTCTTCGCTCCGCGCTGGCCCCGGGACATCGATCCGCCCAAGGCGCGCGACTTCAAGAGCAGGCTGCAGGAACTGACCCAGCGCGACCATAAGTCCCGCCCGATCTACAGGCTCATGGGCAGTTCCGGCCCCGAGCACGAAAAACTTTTCGAAGTGGAATTGACCCTGCCGGACGGCAGGACCCTCACGGCCCTGGGCTCGAGCGTCAAAAAAGCCGAGCAGACCGCCGCCCGAATCGCCCTGGACATGCTCGAATCCGAAGAGCGAGCCAGATCAGAGGGGAAGGGCGTCTAG